Proteins from a genomic interval of Euleptes europaea isolate rEulEur1 chromosome 18, rEulEur1.hap1, whole genome shotgun sequence:
- the CD8A gene encoding T-cell surface glycoprotein CD8 alpha chain: MDPVSFSTGYCSSQINSMKIKMISKPPEAIDSRVELDCEADFSESGVYWIRQNNGHNPHFILYVNSRSQVTSNDRQDYEVSKSGNTYKLIVRRFKKKDEGIYNCMIFRNQYLHFSSGLSVFLPVRTTQAPTTQRHAPETPNTNNHQFTNEPSKCPDVTLADPYGGLVVPCNPYIWIPLSGGCCLLLISLVITMIVCCDPRRRRRRCQCKRPLNGTNGKPSIPR; this comes from the exons atggatccagtcagcttttctactg GCTACTGCAGTTCTCAAATTAATTCTATGAAAATTAAGATGATTAGCAAACCTCCTGAAGCCATCGACTCCCGGGTGGAACTGGATTGCGAAGCAGACTTTTCAGAGTCGGGGGTGTACTGGATCCGTCAGAACAACGGCCACAATCCCCACTTCATCTTATATGTAAATTCAAGGTCACAGGTAACATCAAACGATCGCCAAGACTATGAAGTCTCAAAAAGTGGTAACACTTACAAACTGATAGTGAGAAGATTCAAGAAAAAGGATGAGGGCATTTATAACTGCATGATCTTTCGCAACCAATATTTACACTTCAGTTCAGGCCTCTCAGTCTTCCTGCCAG TGAGAACCACACAGGCTCCCACAACCCAACGGCATGCTCCGGAAACACCAAACACCAACAATCATCAATTCACCAATGAACCCAGTAAATGTCCAGATGTCACACTTGCAG ATCCATATGgtggcctggtggtcccttgtAATCCATACATCTGGATTCCTTTGTCTGGTGGCTGCTGTCTCCTATTGATATCCTTAGTGATCACCATGATAGTGTGCTGTG AtcctagaaggagaagaagaagatgccAATGTAAAAG gCCCTTGAATGGAACCAATGGAAAACCCTCCATACCACGCTAG
- the LOC130490788 gene encoding olfactory receptor 10A7-like: MGRQHSIIGLSRSRDIATKSYIHLPINEEDITMKNIHGRVTIKDDVNKSTAKLTEYMNDMPGTNQTSITTFFLLSFRHLNQLQFLLFLLFLIIYIGTVTGNILILVLVVTDKCLHTPMYFFLANLSFLETFYSSVVTPRILFDCLSDDGSISFGGCISQLFLYTSLAGAECFLLAIMAFDRYLAICKPLHYTVIMNFRVCLQLAVASWVSGILASALSVGTISKLYFCGPNQMDQFVCDMEELMKLSCKKSTWAKMTVFVACSIVTLVPFVFIVISYGCILSAILKIASSAGRQKAFSTCAAHLTVVSLYYGTIIILYVIPKTGQSPEFHKGLSVVYTVVTPMLNPIVYSLRNKEVKGAFNKLFPTSFKNRKGWGFQWGLEEDSTK; this comes from the exons ATGGGTAGACAACATTCTATAATTGGTTTAAGTCGTTCTAGAGACATTGCTACCAAAAGCTACATCCATCTTCCTATAAATGAAGAGGACATCACCATGAAAAATATCCATGGGAGAGTCACCATCAAAGATGATGTTAATAAATCCACTGCAAAATTAACAG AATACATGAATGATATGCCAGGGACCAATCAAACTTCCATCACCACCTTCTTCCTCTTAAGTTTCAGGCACTTAAACCAACTTCAGTTTCTACTTTTCTTGCTGTTTCTGATTATTTACATCGGGACTGTGACTGGTAATATTCTCATTCTAGTATTAGTTGTGACTGATAAATGCCTTCACACCCCCATGTACTTTTTCCTAGCTAATCTTTCCTTCTTGGAGACTTTCTACAGCTCAGTGGTGACCCCTCGGATATTGTTTGACTGCTTGTCAGATGATGGAAGTATTTCCTTTGGGGGATGTATCTCACAGTTATTCCTTTACACTAGCCTGGCTGGTGCTGAATGCTTCCTTCTCGCAATCATGGCATTTGACCGTTATCTAGCCATCTGCAAGCCACTTCACTACACCGTCATAATGAACTTCAGAGTTTGTCTTCAGCTAGCAGTGGCATCCTGGGTCTCTGGCATTCTGGCATCTGCACTTTCAGTTGGGACCATTTCCAAGTTATACTTTTGTGGCCCCAACCAAATGGACCAATTTGTCTGTGACATGGAAGAGCTGATGAAACTATCGTGCAAAAAGAGCACATGGGCAAAAATGACTGTCTTTGTTGCCTGTTCCATCGTAACACTGGTTCCTTTTGTGTTCATCGTTATCTCCTATGGATGTATCCTCTCAGCCATCTTGAAAATTGCCTCTTCTGCTGGAAGACAGAAGGCATTTTCAACATGTGCTGCCCACCTTACAGTGGTGAGCCTGTATTATGGGACCATCATTATCTTGTATGTAATCCCTAAAACAGGTCAGTCTCCAGAATTCCATAAAGGGCTCTCTGTTGTGTATACTGTTGTCACACCAATGCTGAACCCCATTGTGTACAGTCTCAGGAATAAGGAAGTAAAAGGGGCCTTTAACAAACTGTTTCCCACATCATTTAAGAACAGGAAAGGTTGGGGTTTTCAGTGGGGACTTGAGGAAGACTCTACAAAGTAG